In Rubrobacter radiotolerans DSM 5868, a genomic segment contains:
- a CDS encoding helix-turn-helix domain-containing protein, translating to MKGEVKTELGAAPGFRVWHGEPYSTMQAHRHDEVEINYAVGGSLTYLIAGSAARVEPGRLSMFWAGMPHSVLRRTGVERFYWVYVPLVWVLGLGLPESFLQRLMSGELVVDSEPNEASDRAMLDRWSEELPDADDARRRLIVREVEARVIRLALAQPHRADDAPLPSADGSAGKVADMARFVAERHAGSLSVGEVAEHVGLHPNYAMTLFRKHYGMTLSAYLTRIRVCQAQNLLITTDLHASRIAFDVGFGSVSRFYEAFKGISGCTPRQYRLESGAQGYVPKSPFNPCSPAG from the coding sequence ATGAAAGGGGAAGTAAAGACCGAGCTAGGTGCGGCTCCGGGATTTCGAGTCTGGCACGGAGAACCGTACTCGACAATGCAGGCTCACAGACATGACGAGGTCGAGATCAACTACGCCGTCGGCGGAAGCCTGACCTATCTTATCGCCGGTTCCGCAGCCCGCGTCGAGCCGGGACGGCTCTCGATGTTCTGGGCGGGCATGCCGCACAGCGTCCTGCGAAGAACCGGGGTCGAGCGGTTCTACTGGGTCTACGTGCCGCTCGTGTGGGTGCTTGGGCTCGGGCTCCCGGAGAGCTTTTTGCAGCGGCTGATGAGCGGCGAGCTCGTCGTCGACTCCGAACCGAACGAGGCTTCGGACCGGGCGATGCTCGACCGCTGGAGCGAAGAGCTGCCCGATGCCGACGACGCACGGCGCAGGCTCATCGTTCGGGAGGTCGAGGCGCGGGTTATACGGCTCGCGCTCGCCCAGCCCCACCGGGCGGACGACGCGCCGCTTCCGTCCGCCGACGGCTCGGCGGGCAAGGTCGCGGATATGGCCCGCTTCGTCGCCGAGCGGCACGCCGGGTCGCTCTCTGTTGGAGAGGTCGCCGAGCACGTCGGGCTGCACCCGAACTACGCCATGACCCTCTTCCGCAAACACTACGGCATGACCCTCAGCGCGTACCTCACGAGGATTAGGGTCTGCCAGGCGCAAAACCTACTCATCACGACCGACCTGCACGCCTCGCGCATCGCCTTCGACGTCGGCTTCGGCTCGGTGAGCCGCTTCTACGAGGCGTTCAAGGGGATCAGCGGCTGCACGCCCAGGCAGTACCGCCTAGAGTCCGGCGCTCAGGGGTACGTCCCGAAGTCGCCGTTCAACCCCTGCTCCCCGGCAGGGTAA
- a CDS encoding alpha-amylase family glycosyl hydrolase, whose product MKQPSWWGAGVVYQIYPRSFCDASGDGIGDLRGITRKLDYLEWLGVDAVWISPFYPSPMKDFGYDISDYCGVDPVFGTLSDFDRLVEEAHGREIKVILDYVPNHTSDEHPWFVEARSSRKNPKRDWYIWRDPKPDGKPEESPPNNWESIHGGGSAWEFDEATEQFYLHTFQVEQPDLNWSNPEVREALYGVMRFWFERGVDGFRIDALPHMAKDRQFRDDLPNPDWHPEDPPSQRLRRLYSEDQPEVMEMVRGMRAVADEYEGRVLIGEIYRPLARLMDYYGEDLDGIHLPYNFGLVLLEDWTPAAVGAFVEEYERALPEGAAANWVLGNHDNPRVASRVGEAQSRVAQMLLLTLRGSPTCYYGDEIAMTDGHIPPGAEQDPQSRSNPNYNRDPERTPMQWDASSNAGFCPETAEPWLPLPEPEVLATHNVAAQQKDPRSTLSMFRRLLGLRRKVPALTGGSFRRVETKNPSVLAYARELGGEERLLVALNFGPGRETLDLSAEALETGAGEVLLSTLMDRRGSVDLRAMTLRPHEGVVLSSALRAAGR is encoded by the coding sequence TTGAAGCAACCTTCATGGTGGGGCGCGGGCGTTGTGTACCAGATCTACCCCCGCTCGTTCTGTGACGCGAGCGGCGACGGGATAGGCGACCTCCGGGGGATCACCCGGAAGCTCGACTACCTTGAATGGCTCGGGGTGGACGCGGTCTGGATCTCCCCCTTCTACCCCTCCCCGATGAAGGACTTCGGCTACGACATCTCGGACTACTGCGGCGTAGACCCGGTCTTCGGTACGCTCTCCGACTTCGACAGGCTCGTGGAAGAAGCTCACGGCCGGGAGATAAAGGTGATCCTCGACTACGTCCCGAACCACACCTCAGACGAACATCCCTGGTTCGTGGAGGCGCGCTCCTCCCGAAAGAACCCGAAGCGCGACTGGTATATCTGGCGCGACCCGAAGCCCGACGGCAAGCCGGAAGAGTCCCCGCCGAACAACTGGGAGAGCATCCACGGGGGCGGGAGCGCGTGGGAGTTCGACGAGGCGACGGAACAGTTCTACCTGCACACCTTCCAGGTCGAGCAGCCCGATCTGAACTGGAGCAACCCGGAGGTCCGGGAGGCGCTCTACGGCGTAATGCGCTTCTGGTTCGAGCGGGGCGTGGACGGCTTTCGTATAGACGCCCTGCCGCACATGGCGAAGGACCGGCAGTTCCGGGACGACCTCCCGAACCCCGACTGGCACCCCGAGGACCCGCCATCCCAGCGCCTGAGGAGGCTCTACTCCGAGGACCAGCCCGAGGTCATGGAGATGGTGCGCGGGATGCGCGCCGTCGCCGACGAGTACGAGGGACGGGTGCTTATAGGGGAGATCTACCGCCCCCTCGCCCGCCTGATGGACTACTACGGCGAGGACCTCGACGGCATACACCTGCCCTACAACTTCGGCCTCGTGCTGCTGGAGGACTGGACGCCCGCGGCCGTCGGCGCGTTCGTCGAGGAGTACGAGCGGGCGCTACCAGAGGGAGCGGCGGCGAACTGGGTTCTCGGAAACCACGACAACCCGCGTGTCGCAAGCCGCGTCGGGGAGGCGCAGAGCCGCGTCGCGCAGATGCTCCTCCTGACCCTCCGTGGCTCCCCGACCTGCTACTACGGCGACGAGATAGCTATGACCGACGGCCACATCCCGCCCGGCGCGGAGCAGGACCCCCAGAGCCGGAGCAACCCGAACTACAACCGCGACCCGGAGCGCACCCCGATGCAGTGGGACGCCTCCTCGAACGCCGGGTTCTGCCCCGAGACCGCAGAGCCCTGGCTCCCGCTGCCGGAGCCGGAGGTTCTCGCGACGCACAACGTCGCGGCCCAACAAAAGGACCCGCGCTCGACGCTCTCGATGTTCCGGCGGCTGCTCGGCCTCAGACGGAAGGTCCCGGCACTCACCGGGGGCTCCTTTCGCCGGGTCGAGACCAAAAACCCCTCCGTACTCGCCTACGCCCGCGAGCTCGGCGGCGAAGAGCGGCTCCTCGTCGCGCTGAACTTCGGCCCCGGCCGGGAGACGCTCGACCTCTCCGCAGAGGCTTTAGAGACCGGAGCGGGAGAGGTGCTCCTCTCCACGCTCATGGACCGGAGAGGAAGCGTCGACCTGCGCGCCATGACCCTGCGCCCCCACGAGGGCGTCGTCCTGTCTTCGGCTCTGCGGGCGGCCGGGCGCTAG
- a CDS encoding YesL family protein codes for MRNVLDSRFYRYLEVFSAFLFLSVVWFVACLPVFTVFPATAALFAVIREWVNRGEFDGAVRGFFAFFRANFWQSLGVGMVWTLLGALLAINLLLVGGMPNVLRIPLYVFFISSSLFYVTTSAFLFPVLVNFDTDWRTVLKNSFLLSLSQLPTTLACLAVFATAVFLVLVVPVAALFAGSLTAYAVYRLCARTFGKVAAEGGRNFPESEPPDEA; via the coding sequence GTGAGGAACGTTCTCGACAGCAGGTTCTACCGGTACCTGGAGGTCTTCAGCGCCTTTCTCTTTCTGAGCGTCGTGTGGTTTGTGGCCTGCCTGCCGGTCTTTACGGTCTTCCCGGCCACGGCCGCGCTGTTCGCGGTGATCCGGGAGTGGGTCAACCGGGGGGAGTTCGATGGTGCGGTCCGGGGCTTCTTCGCGTTCTTCAGGGCGAACTTCTGGCAGAGCCTCGGAGTCGGGATGGTCTGGACGCTCCTCGGGGCGCTGCTCGCGATCAACCTCCTCCTCGTCGGCGGGATGCCGAACGTCTTGCGGATACCGCTCTACGTCTTCTTTATCTCTTCCAGCCTCTTCTACGTGACGACCTCGGCCTTTCTCTTCCCCGTGCTCGTCAACTTCGACACCGACTGGCGGACAGTCCTCAAAAACTCCTTTCTTCTCTCCCTGAGCCAGCTCCCCACCACGCTCGCCTGTCTGGCCGTCTTTGCAACCGCCGTGTTTCTTGTCCTTGTCGTGCCGGTCGCCGCGCTGTTCGCGGGGAGCCTCACCGCATACGCCGTCTACCGGCTGTGCGCGAGGACCTTCGGCAAGGTCGCCGCGGAAGGTGGCCGGAACTTCCCCGAGTCCGAGCCGCCGGACGAAGCCTGA
- a CDS encoding extracellular solute-binding protein has protein sequence MSRRDFLRLGGAVGVSLLGACGCAGADGQEEGAEAGSVEWTTWGNPGEVERFTQFTEKFNRENEGITVRFTPIPNVDEYDPRLFTEFLGGTGPDVFYTSDTNIGTWVEREIVSDLTDRLTGPESLSPPEEVPDRLWGGSRTPDGTYYGAPVDCNPYVFWYNKGVLREAGVDVEPAEMYERDEWNWDTFTEILDRVRGIGKTGFVQGAPGPETFSWAVTNGGSIMDGERFVLHEDERSVEAHRFMVENLRNRNMVYAASLPGNQGPEALFLSNQVAFVTAGRWFLPVFSSAEGLEFDIVPWPTNTGRREPASVPSAYIVMSREAADPDAAFRFLTSFISREGQIFRLQGGGNAVPSLEGADEVVLEGGQPGNARYFLEAREIGFAYPATLSSVPGLNTTMVDLLEPVFVTGGDVEEALAIMGNEVNLRIQQQLQA, from the coding sequence ATGAGCAGACGGGACTTTCTACGGCTCGGCGGCGCGGTCGGGGTGAGCCTGCTGGGTGCCTGCGGATGCGCCGGTGCGGACGGGCAGGAGGAGGGGGCAGAGGCCGGTAGCGTCGAGTGGACCACGTGGGGCAACCCCGGCGAGGTGGAGCGCTTCACGCAGTTCACGGAGAAGTTCAACCGGGAGAACGAGGGGATCACGGTCCGCTTCACGCCGATACCGAACGTAGACGAGTACGATCCGAGGCTGTTCACCGAGTTTCTCGGCGGGACCGGGCCGGACGTCTTCTACACCTCGGACACGAACATCGGCACCTGGGTCGAGCGCGAGATAGTCAGCGACCTGACCGACAGGCTCACGGGACCGGAGAGCCTCTCGCCGCCCGAGGAGGTGCCGGACAGGCTGTGGGGTGGTTCCAGAACGCCGGACGGGACCTACTACGGGGCTCCCGTGGACTGTAACCCGTATGTGTTCTGGTACAACAAGGGCGTTCTGCGGGAGGCCGGGGTAGACGTAGAGCCGGCGGAGATGTATGAGCGGGACGAGTGGAACTGGGACACGTTCACGGAGATACTCGACCGGGTGCGGGGGATCGGGAAGACCGGCTTCGTGCAGGGCGCTCCCGGGCCTGAGACGTTCAGTTGGGCGGTGACGAACGGCGGGTCCATCATGGACGGCGAGCGGTTCGTGCTGCACGAGGACGAGCGGTCGGTCGAGGCGCACCGCTTCATGGTCGAGAACCTGCGCAACCGCAACATGGTCTACGCCGCCTCGCTTCCGGGCAATCAGGGTCCCGAGGCCCTTTTCCTGTCCAATCAGGTCGCGTTCGTGACGGCGGGGCGCTGGTTTCTTCCGGTGTTCAGCTCGGCGGAGGGGCTTGAGTTCGACATCGTGCCGTGGCCGACGAACACCGGCCGGCGCGAGCCCGCCTCCGTGCCGTCGGCCTACATCGTGATGAGCCGGGAGGCCGCGGACCCCGACGCGGCGTTCCGCTTCCTGACGAGCTTTATCTCCCGGGAGGGGCAGATCTTCCGGCTCCAGGGCGGGGGGAACGCCGTGCCGTCGCTCGAAGGCGCGGACGAAGTCGTTCTTGAGGGCGGACAGCCCGGGAACGCCCGGTACTTTCTGGAGGCGCGGGAGATCGGGTTCGCCTACCCGGCTACCTTGAGCAGCGTGCCGGGACTCAACACGACGATGGTCGACCTTTTGGAACCGGTCTTTGTTACCGGCGGCGACGTGGAGGAGGCGCTCGCGATCATGGGGAACGAGGTCAACCTGCGGATACAGCAGCAGCTTCAGGCTTAG
- a CDS encoding carbohydrate ABC transporter permease: MTTNVQGTTARTTPAGKKAGGAGRFGAAAALHALLMVGAVLMFLPFLWMVLSSLKTTAQIYEIPLSWIPDPLTFEGYARIWEAIPMIQGFANSFLIAGSVLALNLLTCSMAAYAFARLDFPLRGPLFILFLATLMIPFQATIIPIFLIMVQLGLVDNPLSIILPNGLFQALGVFLLRQFILGLPRELEEAAIIDGANRWTIYWRVILPLIRPGLAAFGIFAFLWNWNDFFRPLIFLTSPENWTLTLVLNQLRGQYATDWTLVMVGSTIVVLPILVIFVIFQRQIIEGIATTGLK; this comes from the coding sequence ATGACGACGAACGTACAGGGAACCACGGCACGTACGACCCCGGCGGGAAAGAAGGCGGGCGGCGCGGGGCGCTTCGGGGCGGCAGCGGCGCTTCACGCGCTTCTCATGGTCGGCGCGGTGCTTATGTTCCTGCCGTTTTTGTGGATGGTCCTGAGCTCGCTCAAGACCACCGCGCAGATCTACGAGATCCCGCTCTCGTGGATACCCGACCCGTTGACCTTCGAGGGCTACGCAAGGATCTGGGAGGCGATCCCGATGATCCAGGGCTTCGCCAACAGCTTTCTTATCGCCGGGAGCGTGCTGGCGCTGAACCTGCTCACCTGCTCGATGGCCGCCTACGCCTTCGCCCGGCTCGACTTCCCGCTGCGCGGCCCGCTCTTTATCCTGTTCCTTGCGACGCTGATGATCCCGTTTCAGGCGACGATCATCCCTATATTCCTGATCATGGTCCAGCTCGGGCTGGTGGACAACCCGCTCTCGATCATCCTCCCGAACGGGCTCTTCCAGGCCCTCGGGGTCTTTCTCCTGCGGCAGTTCATACTCGGGCTGCCGCGGGAGCTCGAAGAGGCTGCGATAATCGACGGGGCGAACCGCTGGACAATCTACTGGCGGGTCATACTTCCGCTTATCCGACCGGGGCTCGCGGCGTTCGGCATCTTCGCGTTTCTGTGGAACTGGAACGACTTTTTCCGGCCCCTGATCTTCCTGACCTCTCCCGAGAACTGGACGCTGACGCTCGTTTTGAACCAGCTCCGGGGCCAGTACGCAACGGACTGGACGCTCGTTATGGTCGGGTCCACGATCGTCGTTCTGCCCATCCTCGTTATCTTCGTGATCTTCCAGCGGCAGATCATCGAAGGCATCGCAACGACCGGCCTCAAGTAG
- a CDS encoding carbohydrate ABC transporter permease yields MSTDAPSRAANKTTIGDEAAVRTPQTPKKFKPGGNDSLWALVFLFPQVAGLLVFALLPMLGVLALSMTDWDGFGEISFVGFSNYVAQFQSRELFVALRNTLVYTAIVVPGGVGLALLVAMGVNQVRGKTFYRLFFFMPYVTSAVAVSVIWLFILNADIGLINVYLERFFGVPGPGWLTNPVLVMPSISIVSIWQGLGFNMVILLAGLQTIPNEYREAASVDGAGRFRQFFSITLPLLSPTLFFVVVVSIINSFQVFDQAFVLTQGGPGLASHTLVYHLYELAFVDFTFGASSAAAVILFAIILVMTLIQFRIQKRWVHYD; encoded by the coding sequence ATGAGCACGGACGCGCCGAGCAGGGCGGCGAACAAGACAACGATAGGGGACGAGGCCGCAGTAAGGACGCCGCAGACCCCGAAGAAGTTCAAGCCGGGAGGCAACGACTCCCTGTGGGCTCTTGTGTTCCTCTTTCCACAGGTCGCGGGGTTGCTCGTTTTCGCGCTCCTGCCGATGCTCGGGGTGCTTGCGCTCAGCATGACGGACTGGGACGGGTTCGGGGAGATAAGCTTTGTCGGGTTCTCGAACTACGTTGCGCAGTTCCAGAGCCGGGAGCTTTTCGTTGCGCTGAGGAACACCCTCGTCTATACGGCGATCGTCGTGCCCGGCGGTGTGGGGCTCGCGCTGCTCGTGGCGATGGGCGTCAACCAGGTGCGCGGAAAAACGTTCTACCGGCTGTTCTTCTTTATGCCCTACGTAACGAGTGCGGTCGCGGTGTCGGTGATCTGGCTCTTTATCCTGAACGCCGACATCGGGCTCATCAACGTCTACCTGGAGCGGTTCTTCGGCGTGCCCGGGCCTGGGTGGCTCACGAACCCCGTGCTCGTGATGCCTTCGATCTCGATCGTGAGCATCTGGCAGGGGCTCGGCTTCAACATGGTGATCCTGCTCGCCGGACTTCAGACCATCCCGAACGAGTACCGGGAGGCCGCCTCGGTCGACGGGGCGGGCCGATTCCGGCAGTTCTTCAGCATAACGCTGCCGCTGCTCTCGCCGACGCTGTTCTTTGTCGTGGTCGTCTCCATCATCAACTCGTTTCAGGTCTTTGACCAGGCGTTCGTGCTGACCCAGGGAGGGCCGGGGCTCGCGAGCCACACGCTCGTCTACCACCTCTACGAGCTGGCCTTCGTGGACTTCACGTTCGGGGCGTCGAGCGCGGCGGCGGTGATCCTGTTCGCGATCATCCTGGTGATGACCCTTATCCAGTTCCGTATCCAGAAGCGCTGGGTCCATTACGACTGA
- a CDS encoding aldo/keto reductase translates to MLLWTFDGGDARVALPRARFGKTEMEITKVGFGSWAIGGGGWGGAWGAQDDREALDAILRAVEVGINWIDTAAVYGTGHSEELVAEALGSVPEADRPYVFTKCSLKWDENRDIVNVLKKDSVKRECEDSLRRLRAEVIDLYQIHWPRPEEDIEEGWEALAELKEEGKVRHIGVSNFSVEQLERIRHIAPVETLQPPYNMLNRGVEDGILPYCQKNDIGVIVYSPMRSGLLTGKMTRERVENMPDDDWRRNSDDFNEPKLSRNLKLVEILEEVGAEHDASPGEVAIAWTLRRPEVTAAIVGGRRPDQVDGIIGAADLALSDEELRRIEEAIPAG, encoded by the coding sequence ATGTTGCTTTGGACTTTCGACGGGGGAGATGCTCGCGTGGCGCTACCGAGGGCGCGGTTCGGGAAGACGGAGATGGAGATCACGAAGGTCGGCTTCGGGAGCTGGGCCATCGGGGGCGGCGGCTGGGGCGGCGCGTGGGGAGCGCAGGACGACCGGGAGGCGCTGGACGCGATCCTCCGCGCCGTCGAGGTCGGGATAAACTGGATAGATACAGCCGCCGTCTACGGCACGGGCCACTCCGAGGAGCTCGTCGCAGAGGCGCTCGGCTCCGTCCCCGAGGCCGACCGTCCCTACGTCTTCACCAAGTGCTCGCTCAAGTGGGACGAGAACCGCGACATCGTGAACGTCCTCAAGAAGGACTCCGTAAAAAGGGAGTGCGAGGACAGTCTCCGGCGGCTTCGCGCCGAGGTGATAGACCTCTACCAGATCCACTGGCCCAGACCCGAAGAGGACATCGAGGAGGGCTGGGAGGCCCTGGCAGAGCTGAAGGAGGAGGGCAAGGTCCGCCACATCGGCGTCTCGAACTTCAGCGTCGAGCAGCTGGAGCGCATCCGGCACATCGCCCCCGTCGAGACGCTCCAGCCCCCGTACAACATGCTGAACCGCGGCGTTGAGGACGGGATACTCCCCTACTGCCAAAAGAACGACATCGGTGTGATCGTTTACTCCCCGATGCGGAGCGGCCTCCTGACCGGCAAGATGACCCGCGAGCGCGTCGAGAACATGCCCGACGACGACTGGCGCAGAAACTCCGACGACTTCAACGAGCCGAAGCTATCGCGGAACCTGAAGCTCGTCGAGATTCTTGAGGAGGTCGGAGCGGAGCACGACGCTTCGCCGGGAGAGGTAGCCATAGCCTGGACGCTCCGTCGCCCGGAGGTAACGGCGGCGATCGTCGGCGGGCGCAGGCCGGATCAGGTCGACGGCATCATCGGCGCGGCGGACCTTGCGCTCTCCGACGAGGAGCTGCGGCGCATCGAGGAGGCGATACCGGCCGGCTGA